In the Pirellulales bacterium genome, GACTCGGCCAGCACCGAGGAAATCGCCGGCCGCAGCCGTGGCACTCCGCGCCTGGCGAACAACCGCCTCCGCTGGGTCCGCGATTTCGTCACCAGCAAGGCCGACGGTCGAATCACGCTCAAGCTCTCACGAGCCGCGCTGGATATGCAGGAGATCGACGAAATGGGATTGGACGGCCAAGACCGCAAATACCTCCAAACCATCGCCCGCGTGTTCCACGGCGGCCCGGCCGGCGTCGAAGCAATCGCCCACACGATGAACACCTCGACCGACACGCTTTCCGACGAGGTCGAGCCGTTTCTTCTCCGCTCGGAACTCGTGATCCGCACGCCCCGCGGCCGCAAGCTCACTCCCAAAGGCTACGCACATCTTGGACTGTCCGTCCCCGACGAGTCCTCGCCGGACAGCGGCCAAGGGCGGCTGTTCGGGTAGATTCAACCTCATTTCTTACCGATGCCAAAGAGATATTTCGACCCCTTGAGGATCAGCATTCCGTGCGCTGCCGCGGGGGAGGCGGGACCGGGATCGTCGAGATCATTGACCGAGAGGATATCGAGGTTCGGCCCCGCCTTGATAACGTAGCTGCGACCTGCCGAGGCGAGATAAATCACTCCCTCAGCCGTGACGATCGGGCTGGCCTGTGTCGCCACGCCATCCAGTCGAGCGGTGAATCGCTGCCGCCCGTCGGCCATGTCGAATGATCGCAGCACCGCCGGTGTGTGCAAACGATATAACGCGTTGCCAAACGCCGCCGGCGACGAGAGCCCCTCGGGAATCTGAGCGATCTTCCATTTGACATTCGTCTTTGTGAGGTCTCCCGATCCGTCGGGATCGACGGCGATGCCCGGCCCGCCGCGACCGCTGTCAGAATAGACCAGCCCGCGGTGATAAATAGGCGAGGGCACGTCGCCTGGCGTGTTGGCCTGCCAGAGCAGGTCGCCGTTTTCCGGATCGACGCCTTCGAGCGAGTTCGACGCGGCGATGAGCAACTGAGGCTTGCCGTGGATCTCGACTTGCACCGGGGTCGTGTGATCGAAGGCGACGTTGGGGCGCTTCTTTTCCCAACGAACTTCGCCCGAGGCCGCGTCGTATGCCGTCAGCGTCGAGGCGTGATCGTTCTTGTCGCAGAGCAAGAGCACCGTGTCGCGGTAGAGGATTGGGCTGGAGGCGAACGAGACGTCGATCGATTTGTAATCCGCGATTTCCTTCTGCCAGAGAAGTTTCCCCTGCATGTCGAGGGCGGCGATGGTGGCGGAGCCGAAAGCCACATAGAGCCGCTGGCCATCCGTCGCCGGCGTCGGAGCGCCGTAACCTCCGCGCAGATCGGCGAGCAGCCAAGGCCCGTGCGGCACGACAGTGTCCCACTGGCGCGCGCCGTCGGAAAGATTGAAGCAAGTGACGTGCTGCTCTGGAAACTCGCTTTGCGGTTTTCCGGTGGGCCAGAAAACCGTGGTGGCAAAGACACGATCGCCCCATACGATCGGACTGGACTGATTGTTGTCGGCACGGCCGGCCGCAATCGCTGGCGGCAGTTCGGCCTTCCAAACGACGTTCTTGTTCTCTTTTGCACCCCAAACTGTCGGCAGGCCGGTTTCCGAGGTCATTCCCTGCCCGGTCGGGCCGCGAAATCGGGGCCATTCGTCGCCGCGTGCGGCAGCCGTGATGAGAGGAGTTGCAGCAATGACTAGCAGTCTGGTCAAGGTGAGCCGGAAACTGCGAATCGAGCGCTGAGACTGCGAACGGCTCACCAGGCTCATGGTTCGGCCCGATACGGCG is a window encoding:
- a CDS encoding PQQ-binding-like beta-propeller repeat protein, which encodes MSLVSRSQSQRSIRSFRLTLTRLLVIAATPLITAAARGDEWPRFRGPTGQGMTSETGLPTVWGAKENKNVVWKAELPPAIAAGRADNNQSSPIVWGDRVFATTVFWPTGKPQSEFPEQHVTCFNLSDGARQWDTVVPHGPWLLADLRGGYGAPTPATDGQRLYVAFGSATIAALDMQGKLLWQKEIADYKSIDVSFASSPILYRDTVLLLCDKNDHASTLTAYDAASGEVRWEKKRPNVAFDHTTPVQVEIHGKPQLLIAASNSLEGVDPENGDLLWQANTPGDVPSPIYHRGLVYSDSGRGGPGIAVDPDGSGDLTKTNVKWKIAQIPEGLSSPAAFGNALYRLHTPAVLRSFDMADGRQRFTARLDGVATQASPIVTAEGVIYLASAGRSYVIKAGPNLDILSVNDLDDPGPASPAAAHGMLILKGSKYLFGIGKK